In Nasonia vitripennis strain AsymCx chromosome 2 unlocalized genomic scaffold, Nvit_psr_1.1 chr2_random0011, whole genome shotgun sequence, one DNA window encodes the following:
- the LOC116416601 gene encoding uncharacterized protein LOC116416601, with protein sequence MAGEKGPPDKGSKSFLKCHDQNEVSTVICIICDSAFHQSCARQKKLKFISERLIICQDHPNLTSKVDENVLSESARSLIATVKLKQSEEIRKEVRKEILEDLSNKSVELNSTFRDFEAECDHVHKENELLRQLNKELDEKNAMLRDLLSQSTTKQVNIQESIKTYAEITGSSKQLPKRIPKIIIKPEGETSKSVIKNNITKCLFNEKSIQTNDVYCLKNSNQIMVKCLDEASVIKTESLLKANFEDICEVKLEQLNNPKIKIVGIANVSNMDMKGIEDDINTRNFANFETKARLLYMYSNSKTNLTSVLVEVTPDIYRSIRDRNNKIFVGWQSCRVYDLINIKPCMKCARFGHNTAKCMNETTCLRCSQAHKTTSCKNPALACPNCYYINRKYATDLNINHDAMDSNQCHIFKNKIKKYIDSTDYPVKPRLPTVKPMPIYYQEEAIENVYEESDGMSDTDRSIRASWVTVKQEVPRRADRFGDARSLRFGPANQRARLGQSPRPR encoded by the coding sequence ATGGCGGGAGAGAAAGGTCCTCCCGACAAAGGCTCCAAGAGTTTCCTAAAATGTCATGACCAAAATGAAGTATCTACAGTCATTTGCATAATATGTGATAGTGCTTTCCATCAGAGTTGTGCcagacaaaaaaaattaaaattcatcaGTGAGAGACTAATTATCTGCCAAGATCATCCGAATCTAACCTCAAAAGTAGATGAGAATGTACTCAGTGAGTCAGCAAGGTCGCTGATTGCAACCGTCAAACTAAAACAATCTGAAGAGATTAGGAAAGAAGTCAGAAAGGAAATTCTGGAAGATTTATCAAACAAATCTGTTGAACTAAACTCCACATTTAGAGATTTTGAGGCGGAATGCGACCACGTTCACAAAGAGAATGAACTCTTGCGTCAACTAAACAAAGAACTGGATGAGAAAAATGCAATGCTGCGTGATTTGCTTAGTCAATCTACTACTAAACAGGTGAATATTCAAGAGAGTATCAAGACTTATGCGGAGATAACCGGTAGCTCCAAACAACTACCTAAGCGTATACCGAAAATCATTATTAAACCAGAAGGTGAAACCTCGAAAAGTGTGATAAAGAACAACATCACAAAGTGTCTGTTCAACGAGAAAAGCATTCAAACGAATGATGTTTACTGCTTGAAGAATAGTAATCAAATCATGGTCAAATGCCTAGATGAGGCTAGTGTTATCAAAACTGAAAGTTTACTGAAAGCAAATTTTGAAGACATTTGTGAGGTCAAGCTGGAACAACTAAACAATcctaaaatcaaaattgttGGTATAGCTAATGTATCTAATATGGACATGAAAGGAATCGAGGACGACATTAATACCAGAAACTTTGCCAACTTTGAAACCAAAGCTAGACTACTGTACATGTACTCCAACAGCAAAACTAACCTCACTAGTGTTCTAGTTGAAGTCACTCCTGACATTTATAGATCTATACGAgatagaaataataaaatctttGTGGGATGGCAAAGTTGCAGAGTTTATGACCTGATAAACATTAAACCTTGCATGAAATGTGCTAGATTCGGTCACAATACAGCTAAATGCATGAATGAAACCACCTGTCTCAGATGCTCACAAGCACACAAAACCACAAGCTGTAAAAACCCAGCTCTGGCATGTCCGAACTGCTATTACATCAATCGCAAATATGCAACAGATCTCAACATCAATCATGATGCTATGGACTCAAATCAATGtcacatttttaaaaacaaaataaaaaaatacattgatTCAACTGATTATCCTGTCAAACCTAGGTTACCGACAGTCAAACCTATGCCGATATATTACCAAGAGGAGGCAATCGAGAATGTTTATGAAGAAAGTGATGGTATGAGTGACACTGATCGCTCAATACGTGCGTCTTGGGTAACAGTCAAACAAGAAGTCCCGCGCCGCGCCGACCGCTTCGGCGATGCGCGCTCTCTCCGCTTCGGCCCggccaatcagcgcgcgcgactcggcCAGTCCCCACGACCGCGCTGA
- the LOC100678681 gene encoding uncharacterized protein LOC100678681 produces MTTAKYKIVEFSDHSMSVVPTFWLHNHDKCCYWPPYKGQLKVDRAVIEMENPDKKKWSNYNVIKVRGQASDYQEALDNLKLLVTTSDADDIIKDASAYKSTRQKRARKKSESSSEDSEKNTPEKRPVKRFKTIKENKTSDKQSKDHNSSDTFSEKNDSEIETPPQLNVNFQSQNDDGKEPSPLNIRSTSTILKDIANGIASRSNSPEITNPTNTAGVENETPKGRRYNEKEKDAVLSIGKDAVVANIEDRRTSKQTQESDGDQTPIKSRLPPRSSRVLTRDEEIENRYAKSISQIETKAGEDEGALNIAYFKEIIYLLSKQSTEIEEIKRQRFDSSKKCRSGKTKKFDWSTVLPFKDAGTFEAYSKKIEKDSEIEESLIELLKCLGGRDDRIKTNTIMEKIMTDSLGSKYSWKGQKGKEKLQDLKIAQVMLGTILQVTTETYT; encoded by the exons ATGACCACAGCAAAATATAAGATAGTGGAGTTCAGTGACCATTCAATGTCGGTTGTGCCAACATTTTGGTTGCACAACCATGATAAATGTTGTTATTGGCCACCATACAAAGGACAATTGAAAGTTGACAGAGCAGTTATCGAGATGGAGAATCCTGATAAGAAAAAGTGGAGCAATTATAACGTGATAAAAGTACGCGGACAAGCAA GTGACTATCAAGAAGCACTTGACAACTTGAAGCTACTAGTCACTACTTCCGATGCTGATGATATAATAAAAGATGCTAGTGCTTACAAATCAACGCGGCAAAAACGCGCTAGGAAGAAGAGTGAAAGTTCTAGTGAAGACTCGGAGAAAAATACCCCAGAAAAACGACCTGTTAAACGgtttaaaacaattaaagAAAACAAAACTTCAGATAAACAATCTAAGGATCACAACAGTAGTGATACGTTTTCGGAAAAAAATGATTCCGAGATTGAAACACCACCACAATTAAATGTTAATTTCCAATCTCAAAATGATGATGGAAAAGAACCTTCGCCATTAAATATACGTTCAACTTCAACAATCCTGAAAGACATCGCAAATGGTATTGCTTCGAGGAGTAATTCGCCAGAGATTACAAATCCTACAAATACTGCAG gtgtagaaaatgaaacacccaaaggtagaagatataatgaaaaagaaaaggatGCCGTGCTAAGCATTGGCAAGGATGCTGTTGTAGCAAACATCGAAGATCGACGAACAAGTAAACAAACACAGGAATCAGATGGTGATCAAACTCCTATAAAGTCACGCCTCCCCCCAAGAAGTTCAAGAGTATTAACGCGAGATGAAGAAATAGAGAATCGTTATGCCAAATCTATAAGTCAAATAGAAACCAAAGCTGGAGAAGATGAAGGAGCATTAAATATAG CATactttaaagaaataatatatCTATTGAGTAAGCAAAGCACAGAGATTGAAGAAATTAAGCGGCAACGTTTtgattcatctaaaaaatgtcGTTCTggtaaaacaaaaaagtttgACTGGTCAACAGTTTTACCATTTAAGGATGCGGGGACGTTTGAAGCATATAGCAAGAAGATTGAAAAGGATTCAGAAATCGAAGAAAGCTTG ATAGAACTATTAAAATGTCTCGGTGGTCGAGATGATCGTATTAAAACAAATACGATTATGGAAAAGATAATGACAGATAGCTTGGGTTCAAAGTACAGTTGGAAGGGCCAGAAAGGGAAAGAGAAATTACAAGATTTAAAAATTGCTCAAGTTATGTTGG gCACAATATTACAAGTAACGACAGAAACTTATACATAA
- the LOC116416599 gene encoding uncharacterized protein LOC116416599, with protein MIDVGDDWADVEITRFIKSKDDYKECVEAIKRNTTELPSDPEKLKSSRSIRAKRKTVHDETNESTPAKKPKGKANVSRPIQEFFDAHDETSSGEESTTMKKSNRNKGSDDEIDNSSAASS; from the exons ATGATAGACGTTGGAGACGATTGGGCAGATGTCGAAATCACCCGCTTCATAAAATCGAAAG ATGATTACAAGGAGTGTGTAGAAGCAATAAAGAGAAATACTACTGAATTGCCAAGTGACCCTGAAAAACTTAAATCCTCGCGGTCTATTAGAGCAAAACGTAAGACCGTACATGATGAAACTAATGAAAGTACACCAGCAAAAAAACCTAAGGGTAAAGCAAATGTTTCGAGGCCGatacaagaattttttgatGCTCATGATGAAACATCGTCGGGAGAAGAAAGCACTACTATGAAAAAAAGCAACCGAAATAAGGGCTCCGATGATGAGATTGATAATTCATCTGCTGCTAGTTCTTAG